A single window of Anaerocolumna chitinilytica DNA harbors:
- a CDS encoding homoserine dehydrogenase: MVNIAILGYGTVGSGVVEVLHMNGESISKRCGHDINVKYILDLRDFKGEPVENLIVHDYSIIVNDPEVKVIVEVMGGVEPAYSFVKEAILKGKSVCTSNKELVAKHGAELLELSKAQKVNFLFEASVGGGIPIIRPLNQSLTADEIEEITGILNGTTNYILTKMSSDNADFDTALKEAQAMGYAERNPKADVEGFDACRKIAILSSLAFGMQVDFEDIYIEGITEISDIDVLYAATMGASIKLLATSKKVGNRVYAMVAPMLIKPTHPLFSVNGVFNGIFVRGNVIGDVMFYGSGAGKLPTASAVVADVVDAAKHIGTNIMTFWSSRKLELTDIKAVEHRFFVRIADCDDKTKELIQETFGEIEEIKAEGRDSDYAFITEFLSEALYEEKAERIGKTLNRIRIMF; the protein is encoded by the coding sequence ATGGTAAATATAGCAATTTTAGGTTATGGCACAGTGGGATCAGGAGTAGTTGAGGTTTTGCATATGAATGGCGAAAGCATCAGCAAGCGCTGTGGTCATGATATTAATGTGAAGTATATATTGGACTTAAGAGATTTTAAAGGAGAACCTGTTGAGAATCTAATTGTTCATGATTACAGTATTATTGTAAATGATCCTGAAGTTAAAGTCATTGTAGAGGTAATGGGAGGGGTAGAGCCTGCCTATTCTTTTGTGAAAGAAGCTATTCTGAAAGGAAAAAGTGTCTGCACCTCCAACAAAGAGCTGGTGGCGAAGCATGGCGCTGAATTATTGGAGTTATCGAAAGCACAGAAGGTAAACTTCCTCTTTGAAGCCAGTGTAGGAGGGGGAATCCCAATTATCCGTCCTTTGAATCAGTCTTTGACAGCAGATGAGATTGAAGAAATAACAGGTATCTTAAATGGTACCACGAATTATATCTTAACGAAGATGAGCTCAGACAATGCAGACTTTGATACAGCCTTAAAGGAAGCACAAGCTATGGGATATGCAGAGCGTAATCCAAAAGCGGATGTGGAAGGTTTTGATGCCTGCAGAAAGATTGCAATTCTCTCTTCTTTGGCCTTTGGCATGCAGGTGGATTTCGAGGATATCTATATTGAGGGTATAACGGAAATCTCAGATATTGATGTGTTATATGCTGCTACTATGGGAGCAAGTATTAAGCTCCTTGCTACCAGTAAAAAAGTCGGTAACAGGGTATATGCAATGGTTGCACCTATGTTAATAAAACCAACTCACCCTTTGTTTAGTGTTAACGGAGTATTTAACGGAATATTTGTCAGAGGAAATGTAATCGGAGACGTTATGTTTTATGGAAGCGGAGCCGGAAAGCTTCCCACTGCCAGCGCTGTTGTAGCAGATGTTGTAGATGCTGCAAAGCATATCGGTACGAATATTATGACCTTTTGGAGCAGCAGAAAGCTTGAATTAACAGATATTAAGGCTGTGGAGCATCGTTTCTTTGTACGGATAGCAGATTGCGATGATAAGACAAAAGAACTAATACAGGAGACTTTCGGGGAGATTGAAGAAATAAAAGCTGAGGGCAGAGATTCTGATTATGCATTTATTACTGAATTTCTAAGTGAAGCCCTTTATGAGGAGAAAGCAGAAAGAATCGGAAAAACATTAAATCGTATACGCATTATGTTTTAA
- the prfB gene encoding peptide chain release factor 2 (programmed frameshift), which translates to MVELDQMKYTLSTYKQPLLEVGDSLDLANKLERIDMIEHIMEEPNFWDGAEKSQGYVKELKNLKDIVDEYNGLKREYEDIETLLEMAYETEDGSLIPEIQAELDKFTEDLDEMRLNTLLSGEYDKDNAILTLHAGAGGTESCDWASMLYRMYQKWADKKGFETQVIDYLDGEEAGIKSVTFQINGLNAYGHLKSERGVHRLVRISPFNAAGKRQTSFVSCDVMPDIEEDTGIEIDEGDLRIDTFRSSGAGGQHVNKTSSAIRITHIPTGIVVQCQNERSQFQNKDKAMQMLKAKLYLLKQQENLEKESGIRGEIKEIGWGSQIRSYVMQPYTLVKDHRTNMEIGNAASVLDGNLDPFINAYLKWASIGQPSD; encoded by the exons GTGGTTGAGTTAGACCAGATGAAATATACGCTAAGTACTTACAAACAGCCATTACTTGAAGTGGGGGATTCACTT GACCTGGCTAATAAGCTAGAGCGTATCGATATGATAGAACATATCATGGAAGAGCCGAACTTTTGGGACGGTGCTGAGAAATCCCAGGGATATGTAAAAGAACTAAAGAATCTAAAGGATATTGTAGATGAGTACAATGGTCTGAAGAGAGAATATGAAGATATTGAGACTCTCCTTGAGATGGCTTATGAGACCGAAGATGGGAGTTTAATACCGGAAATACAAGCCGAGCTTGATAAATTCACGGAAGACCTGGATGAGATGAGACTGAATACACTTCTCTCAGGGGAGTATGATAAGGACAATGCCATATTGACCCTTCATGCCGGAGCAGGTGGGACAGAAAGCTGTGACTGGGCGAGTATGCTTTACCGTATGTACCAGAAGTGGGCGGATAAGAAAGGTTTTGAAACTCAGGTAATAGATTATCTGGATGGAGAAGAAGCCGGTATAAAATCCGTAACTTTCCAGATAAACGGTCTGAATGCTTACGGTCACTTAAAGTCTGAAAGAGGTGTACACAGACTGGTTCGTATATCACCTTTTAATGCGGCAGGAAAACGGCAGACATCCTTCGTCTCCTGTGATGTAATGCCTGATATTGAAGAGGATACCGGAATTGAAATCGATGAAGGGGATTTAAGGATTGATACTTTTCGTTCCAGCGGTGCCGGTGGTCAGCATGTTAACAAAACCTCATCAGCTATCCGAATCACGCATATTCCTACCGGAATTGTAGTTCAATGCCAGAATGAACGTTCTCAGTTCCAGAACAAAGACAAAGCGATGCAGATGCTGAAAGCGAAGCTTTATCTCTTGAAGCAGCAGGAAAACCTGGAAAAGGAATCCGGAATTCGCGGTGAAATAAAAGAAATTGGCTGGGGAAGTCAGATAAGATCTTATGTTATGCAGCCGTACACTTTGGTAAAAGACCATCGGACTAACATGGAGATTGGAAATGCGGCCAGTGTTTTAGATGGTAATTTAGATCCGTTTATTAATGCTTATTTAAAGTGGGCCAGTATAGGCCAACCATCAGACTAA
- a CDS encoding ACT domain-containing protein has translation MDEGKYFIVKKKAVPEVLLKVVEAKRLLDSEKVVTVQEAADIVGISRSSFYKYKDDIFPFHENTRGKTITFMLQIDDKPGILSSVLNCVSKNGVNILTIHQSIPVNGIASLTLSIEIPGQFEDTAIIFEAIEALEGIHYTKILARE, from the coding sequence ATGGATGAAGGCAAATACTTCATTGTTAAGAAAAAAGCAGTGCCGGAGGTTCTTCTAAAAGTAGTGGAGGCAAAAAGGCTTTTAGATTCTGAGAAGGTAGTCACCGTTCAGGAAGCTGCGGATATAGTTGGTATCAGCAGAAGCTCTTTTTATAAATATAAAGACGATATATTTCCTTTCCATGAGAATACGAGGGGAAAAACAATTACCTTCATGCTGCAGATAGACGATAAACCAGGTATCTTATCCAGCGTATTAAATTGCGTATCAAAGAATGGCGTGAATATATTAACCATTCATCAGAGTATTCCCGTAAATGGAATTGCTTCTCTGACCTTAAGTATAGAGATACCGGGGCAGTTCGAAGATACAGCAATTATCTTTGAAGCCATTGAGGCTCTGGAAGGAATACATTATACGAAAATCCTGGCTAGAGAGTAG
- the secA gene encoding preprotein translocase subunit SecA encodes MSLVTKIFGTHSQREVKLVMPIVDKVEALEPSIKALSDAELKNKTVEFKNRLKNGETLDDILPEAYAVVREAAVRTLGQRPFRVQILGGIILHQGRISEMKTGEGKTLTSTFPAYLNALEEKGVHIVTVNDYLAKRDSEWMGQIHEFLGLKVGVILNSMDNDQRREAYHCDITYATNNELGFDYLRDNMVIYKEQLVQRGLHFAIIDEVDSVLIDEARTPLIISGQSGKSTKLYEACDILARQLTKGKVSGELTKMAALMNEDVEEEGDFVVNEKDKLVNLTAEGVEKVESFFHLENLADPENLEIQHNIILALRAHYLMARDKDYVVKEDEVLIVDEFTGRIMPGRRYSDGLHQAIEAKEKVKVNRESKTLATITFQNFFNKYAKKCGMTGTALTEEKEFRNIYGMDVIEVPTNIPVARVDRQDAVYKTKKEKLNAVVSEIMESHKKGQPVLVGTITIEASEELSDMLKKKNIPHKVLNAKFHELEAEIIADAGQVGAVTIATNMAGRGTDIKLGEGVTDLGGLKIIGTERHESRRIDNQLRGRAGRQGDPGESRFYISLEDDLMRLFGSERLMNMFNSLGLPDGEQIEHKMLSSAIEKAQTKIENNNYGIRKNLLEYDQVNNEQREIIYKERRRVLDGESMRDTVFKMITDTVEDCVNTCISDDQLSENWDLEELNTMLLPIIPLETIAFDAQELDRMKKAALMQKLKEDAIKLYEEKEAEFPEKEQLREVERVILLRVIDRKWMDHIDDMDQLRQGIGLQAYGQRDPLVEFKFMGFEMFDEMTDAIREDTVKALMHVRIEQNVEREQVAKVTGTNKDDSVQQGPVRRTTKKVQPNDPCPCGSGKKYKFCHGKIN; translated from the coding sequence ATGAGTCTCGTAACGAAAATTTTTGGTACCCACAGTCAAAGAGAAGTCAAACTTGTTATGCCTATAGTTGACAAGGTTGAGGCATTGGAGCCATCCATCAAGGCACTTTCCGATGCGGAATTAAAGAATAAAACCGTTGAATTTAAAAATAGGTTAAAGAACGGTGAAACACTAGACGACATTTTGCCGGAAGCCTATGCTGTGGTAAGAGAAGCAGCAGTAAGAACACTGGGACAGAGACCCTTTCGTGTACAGATACTTGGCGGAATCATATTACATCAGGGAAGAATCTCTGAAATGAAGACCGGTGAAGGTAAGACCCTTACCTCTACTTTCCCTGCATACTTAAATGCCCTTGAAGAGAAGGGTGTTCATATTGTAACAGTAAATGATTACCTTGCAAAACGTGACTCCGAGTGGATGGGACAAATTCATGAATTCTTAGGTCTTAAAGTTGGCGTTATTTTAAACAGCATGGATAATGATCAGAGAAGAGAAGCCTATCACTGTGATATTACGTATGCTACCAACAATGAACTTGGATTTGATTATTTAAGAGATAACATGGTTATCTATAAAGAGCAGCTGGTACAAAGAGGCCTGCATTTCGCTATCATCGATGAAGTGGACTCTGTATTAATCGATGAAGCAAGAACCCCTCTTATTATATCCGGACAGAGCGGAAAATCCACAAAGCTTTATGAAGCCTGCGATATCCTTGCAAGACAGCTTACAAAGGGTAAGGTCAGCGGTGAACTTACCAAGATGGCAGCTCTTATGAATGAGGATGTTGAAGAAGAAGGCGATTTTGTAGTTAATGAAAAAGATAAATTAGTTAACCTTACAGCAGAAGGTGTTGAAAAGGTTGAAAGTTTCTTCCACCTTGAGAACCTTGCAGATCCGGAAAATCTTGAAATACAGCATAATATTATTCTGGCTTTAAGAGCGCATTACCTGATGGCCAGAGATAAGGATTACGTTGTAAAAGAAGATGAAGTTCTTATCGTAGATGAGTTCACCGGACGTATTATGCCCGGAAGAAGATATTCAGATGGACTTCATCAGGCAATTGAGGCAAAGGAAAAAGTTAAGGTAAATAGAGAGAGTAAGACATTAGCAACAATTACTTTCCAGAACTTCTTTAATAAATATGCTAAGAAATGCGGTATGACCGGTACAGCTCTTACTGAAGAAAAAGAATTCCGTAATATATATGGTATGGATGTTATCGAAGTGCCTACGAATATCCCTGTAGCACGTGTGGACAGACAGGATGCCGTATATAAGACCAAAAAAGAGAAATTAAATGCAGTAGTATCTGAAATAATGGAATCTCACAAGAAGGGCCAGCCGGTTCTGGTTGGTACGATTACCATCGAAGCTTCTGAGGAATTAAGTGATATGTTAAAGAAAAAGAACATTCCTCATAAAGTTTTAAATGCGAAATTCCATGAGCTGGAAGCTGAAATTATAGCAGATGCTGGACAGGTAGGAGCTGTTACAATAGCTACTAATATGGCAGGCCGTGGTACTGATATTAAACTGGGAGAAGGTGTGACAGACCTTGGCGGACTTAAGATCATAGGTACCGAACGCCATGAATCCAGACGTATTGATAATCAGTTAAGAGGACGTGCCGGTCGTCAGGGAGATCCCGGAGAATCCCGCTTCTATATATCCCTGGAAGATGATTTAATGAGACTCTTTGGATCTGAGCGTCTTATGAATATGTTCAACTCCCTGGGGCTTCCCGATGGAGAACAGATTGAGCACAAGATGTTAAGCAGTGCAATTGAAAAGGCTCAGACTAAGATAGAGAATAACAACTATGGTATCCGTAAGAACCTGTTAGAATACGATCAGGTAAATAATGAACAAAGAGAGATTATTTACAAGGAAAGAAGAAGGGTTCTCGACGGCGAAAGCATGAGAGATACCGTATTTAAGATGATAACAGATACCGTGGAGGATTGTGTGAACACCTGTATCAGTGATGATCAGCTTTCCGAGAACTGGGATTTGGAAGAACTTAATACAATGCTGCTTCCTATCATACCTTTAGAGACCATTGCATTTGATGCACAGGAACTTGACCGTATGAAAAAGGCTGCATTAATGCAGAAGTTAAAAGAAGATGCTATTAAGCTTTACGAAGAGAAGGAAGCGGAATTCCCGGAGAAAGAACAGCTTCGTGAAGTAGAACGTGTTATCCTCCTGCGTGTAATTGACCGTAAGTGGATGGATCATATTGATGATATGGATCAGCTGCGTCAGGGTATCGGTCTGCAGGCTTATGGACAGAGAGATCCTTTAGTAGAGTTTAAGTTTATGGGCTTTGAAATGTTCGATGAAATGACAGATGCAATCAGGGAAGATACCGTGAAAGCTCTGATGCATGTAAGAATAGAGCAGAATGTTGAAAGAGAACAGGTAGCAAAAGTTACCGGTACGAATAAAGATGATTCTGTTCAGCAAGGACCTGTAAGAAGAACCACGAAAAAGGTTCAGCCTAATGATCCCTGCCCATGTGGAAGCGGAAAGAAATATAAATTCTGCCATGGAAAAATTAATTAA
- a CDS encoding cofactor-independent phosphoglycerate mutase yields MKYVIVLGDGMADEPLEELGGKTPLAYAHTPYLDELAKMSEIGLAKTVPAGMKPGSDTANLSVLGYDPRENYTGRSPLEALSIGVDMKATDIALRCNIVTLSEEDTAYSNRTIIDHSSSEITTEDAAVLLEAVKKALETDIYKYYLGTSYRHLTIWDKGEVVELTPPHDILGKAIGEYLPEEKALREMMEKSFDILNNHPLNLERAKKGLHKANSIWFWGAGTKPSLTAFEEKFGKKGSMISAVDLLKGIAVGAKMQVVEVEGADGTLHTNYEGKALAAVKELTENNQDFVYIHIEAPDEMGHQGSTVNKIKAIEYLDKRVIGIVKEQLDKQGVDYRMLIMPDHPTPIHLRTHTGNPVPFVLYDSTKKLDNSWEYTEEAAIGSGNLVENGYEMILKLFEMQ; encoded by the coding sequence ATGAAATACGTGATTGTACTTGGTGATGGAATGGCAGATGAACCCTTGGAAGAGCTTGGCGGTAAAACACCATTGGCTTACGCACATACTCCCTATCTGGATGAACTTGCAAAGATGTCTGAAATCGGTCTTGCAAAGACGGTCCCTGCTGGGATGAAGCCAGGAAGTGATACCGCCAACCTGTCCGTCCTTGGATATGACCCAAGAGAAAATTACACGGGTCGGTCACCCCTTGAAGCATTAAGCATCGGAGTGGATATGAAAGCTACGGATATTGCCCTGCGCTGCAATATCGTTACCCTGTCAGAAGAAGATACTGCGTATTCCAATAGGACTATTATTGATCACAGCTCCAGTGAAATAACCACAGAGGATGCAGCTGTGTTATTAGAGGCAGTGAAAAAGGCCTTGGAAACAGATATATATAAGTATTACCTTGGAACCAGCTATCGTCATCTGACGATATGGGATAAAGGAGAGGTTGTAGAATTAACACCTCCCCATGATATTTTGGGAAAAGCAATCGGAGAATATCTTCCGGAAGAAAAAGCTTTAAGAGAGATGATGGAAAAGAGCTTTGATATCCTGAATAATCATCCCCTTAATTTAGAAAGAGCAAAAAAGGGCTTACATAAAGCCAATTCCATTTGGTTCTGGGGAGCCGGCACGAAGCCTTCCCTTACCGCCTTTGAAGAAAAGTTCGGGAAAAAAGGTTCAATGATATCTGCAGTTGATTTATTAAAAGGAATTGCCGTTGGCGCAAAGATGCAGGTAGTAGAAGTGGAAGGAGCCGATGGAACCCTTCACACCAATTATGAAGGCAAGGCGCTGGCAGCAGTAAAAGAACTTACAGAAAATAATCAAGATTTTGTATATATTCATATAGAAGCCCCCGATGAGATGGGTCATCAAGGCAGTACTGTGAATAAAATAAAAGCAATAGAGTATTTAGATAAAAGGGTAATAGGGATAGTAAAAGAACAGCTTGATAAACAAGGGGTGGATTACAGAATGTTAATAATGCCTGACCATCCGACACCGATTCATTTGCGCACCCATACAGGAAATCCTGTTCCCTTCGTACTCTATGACAGTACTAAAAAGCTTGATAACTCCTGGGAATACACGGAAGAGGCTGCTATTGGCAGCGGAAATCTGGTGGAAAACGGATATGAAATGATATTGAAATTATTTGAAATGCAATAG
- a CDS encoding C40 family peptidase, with protein MLRSTAVKASLCTAALLLTLGAGVRVQAAESVSDTGLAGIMPVLDNYYVATAEVEKGEAEKLLDTFAKEKEEPSSDKVEKVKSPYANLGISIADNYVNIRVKPNTDSKIVGKLYKGCATDILATKGDWVKIKSGDVKGYINKEFLAIGSEAEKLVDKYADKYATVNTETLFVREKPGTDKTIVTMVPQGETYYISKEFNKWAKIEIDQGEDGFVSKDFITINVKFKYAISIKEEMAKIAAEKAAKKAEADRLEELAKEREAQRQSSNQQSHQSSSSNSGSSNSGSSNNSSGSSSGSGNGQAIANYALNFVGNPYVWGGTSLTNGADCSGFVYSVYSHFGYSIPRDSRSQAAGAGYEVSVSNIQPGDLIYYTNSSGTVNHVAMYIGNGKVVNASNERDGIKISQYNYRTPYKVKRIVK; from the coding sequence ATGCTTAGAAGTACTGCTGTTAAGGCGTCTTTATGTACTGCTGCGCTGTTACTTACCCTGGGTGCAGGAGTCAGAGTACAGGCGGCTGAGAGTGTCTCAGATACCGGGCTGGCCGGAATCATGCCAGTTCTTGATAACTATTATGTAGCTACTGCCGAGGTAGAAAAGGGAGAAGCGGAAAAGTTGCTTGATACTTTTGCGAAAGAAAAAGAAGAGCCAAGCAGTGACAAAGTTGAAAAAGTAAAATCACCCTATGCAAATCTAGGAATCTCCATAGCGGATAATTATGTTAATATTCGAGTGAAACCTAACACAGACAGCAAGATTGTCGGTAAACTCTACAAGGGTTGTGCAACAGATATATTGGCTACAAAAGGTGATTGGGTTAAGATTAAATCAGGTGATGTAAAGGGATATATTAATAAAGAATTCCTTGCAATCGGTTCTGAAGCTGAGAAGCTGGTTGATAAATATGCTGATAAGTATGCTACAGTAAATACGGAAACATTATTTGTAAGAGAGAAGCCGGGAACAGATAAAACAATCGTTACCATGGTACCTCAGGGTGAAACCTATTACATATCAAAAGAATTTAACAAGTGGGCCAAGATTGAAATTGACCAGGGAGAAGATGGCTTTGTATCAAAGGATTTCATCACAATCAATGTTAAATTCAAATATGCTATATCAATAAAAGAAGAAATGGCTAAGATAGCAGCAGAAAAAGCAGCTAAGAAGGCAGAAGCAGATAGATTGGAAGAGCTTGCCAAAGAGAGGGAAGCACAGAGACAATCATCCAATCAGCAGTCCCACCAGAGCTCCAGTTCCAACTCAGGTAGTTCTAACTCAGGCAGTTCAAACAACTCCTCCGGTAGTTCTTCAGGATCCGGAAACGGACAAGCAATCGCAAACTACGCATTGAATTTCGTCGGTAATCCTTATGTATGGGGCGGAACAAGCTTAACAAACGGAGCGGATTGTTCCGGGTTTGTATATTCTGTATATTCTCATTTCGGCTACAGCATACCAAGAGATTCCAGATCTCAGGCAGCAGGTGCAGGATATGAAGTCAGTGTAAGCAATATACAGCCAGGAGATTTAATCTACTATACAAATTCCAGCGGAACTGTAAATCACGTAGCAATGTACATTGGTAATGGTAAGGTAGTAAATGCCAGCAATGAAAGAGATGGCATAAAGATATCACAGTACAATTACCGTACACCATATAAAGTAAAAAGAATTGTAAAATAG
- a CDS encoding chemotaxis protein CheW, whose amino-acid sequence MITKQSTQANGSLQTKQSLLSKQVIFTLDNEEFGLDIMVVNAIEKFTDLIPVPNAPSYIHGIMNLRGDVIPVFSLRRKFGLPDKPVTEDSRLIITKSNGILMAFEVDGVKEIIEIPPENISETPAIVRGINTSYIRNVANLNGRMVILLDHDGILSINEQENIEGILAR is encoded by the coding sequence ATGATTACAAAACAGTCTACGCAGGCGAATGGCAGTCTGCAGACGAAACAAAGTCTATTGTCAAAACAGGTTATCTTTACTTTGGATAATGAAGAATTCGGACTGGATATAATGGTTGTAAATGCTATTGAAAAGTTCACAGATTTAATTCCCGTTCCTAATGCACCTTCCTATATTCATGGTATTATGAATTTGAGAGGTGATGTAATTCCGGTGTTTTCGCTGAGAAGAAAGTTTGGCTTACCGGATAAACCTGTAACTGAGGATTCCAGATTGATTATAACAAAATCCAATGGAATACTCATGGCTTTTGAAGTGGATGGCGTAAAGGAAATCATTGAGATACCTCCTGAAAATATCAGTGAGACGCCTGCTATTGTAAGGGGAATTAACACAAGCTATATTCGAAATGTTGCTAATTTAAACGGAAGAATGGTCATACTTTTAGATCATGACGGAATACTTTCCATAAATGAGCAGGAAAATATAGAAGGTATATTGGCAAGATAG
- the hpf gene encoding ribosome hibernation-promoting factor, HPF/YfiA family codes for MRFIISGKNIEVTEGLKTAVYEKIGKLEKYFTPDTEIHVTMSVEKERQKIEVTIPMKGSMVRAEQTSTDMYVSIDLVEEVIERQLRKYKNKLIEQKQATINLNQEFIDDAYEEENNIKIIRTKKFAIKPMDPEEACVQMELLGHNFFVYRNAETDEVNVVYKRKGNTYGLIEPEF; via the coding sequence ATGCGTTTTATAATAAGCGGCAAAAACATCGAGGTAACTGAAGGTCTCAAAACAGCTGTATATGAAAAGATTGGAAAGCTTGAAAAATATTTTACTCCTGATACTGAAATTCATGTAACTATGAGTGTTGAGAAAGAAAGGCAGAAAATAGAAGTAACGATTCCTATGAAAGGCAGCATGGTAAGAGCAGAACAGACAAGCACAGATATGTATGTTTCCATCGACCTTGTAGAAGAAGTTATTGAACGCCAGTTAAGAAAATATAAAAATAAATTAATTGAACAAAAGCAGGCAACTATAAACTTAAATCAAGAGTTTATTGATGATGCTTATGAAGAAGAGAACAATATCAAGATTATTCGTACCAAGAAGTTTGCTATTAAACCAATGGACCCGGAAGAGGCTTGTGTTCAGATGGAACTTTTAGGCCACAATTTCTTTGTATACCGCAATGCAGAAACCGATGAGGTAAATGTGGTTTACAAGCGCAAAGGCAATACCTACGGTTTGATTGAACCGGAATTTTAG
- the trxB gene encoding thioredoxin-disulfide reductase, with protein MDKIYELVVIGSGPAGLTAALYAGRAELDTIVIEKAPISGGQIINTYEVDNYPGIPGISGFELATRFREHCDKMNLPFVTGEVKRFEVEDGIKVITLEDGTVYRSKTAIIATGANPRKLMVEGEERLSGMGVSYCATCDGAFFKNKVTAVVGGGDVAVEDAIFLARLCKKVYVIHRRDEFRAAKTYTTKLLSMENVEVLWDSVVEEIQGSEVVDKIKVKNIKKEEETEIAVDGVFIAVGYNPSSEVYKDVLELAPGGYIKADESCLTNIPGVFAAGDIRTKELRQIITAASDGANAITGVEKYLNSL; from the coding sequence ATGGATAAGATTTATGAATTAGTTGTGATAGGTTCCGGTCCTGCAGGATTAACAGCAGCTCTTTATGCAGGAAGAGCAGAACTGGATACTATTGTAATAGAGAAAGCACCTATTAGCGGAGGCCAGATAATCAACACCTACGAAGTAGATAACTACCCTGGAATTCCTGGGATAAGCGGCTTTGAGCTTGCCACCAGATTCAGAGAACATTGTGATAAGATGAACCTGCCCTTTGTAACCGGTGAAGTAAAACGCTTTGAAGTTGAGGATGGAATAAAGGTCATAACACTGGAAGATGGTACGGTTTACCGCTCTAAGACAGCTATTATCGCTACGGGAGCAAACCCAAGAAAGCTTATGGTGGAAGGGGAAGAAAGACTTTCCGGCATGGGAGTATCCTATTGTGCTACCTGCGACGGAGCTTTCTTTAAGAATAAAGTTACCGCAGTAGTAGGAGGCGGTGATGTAGCGGTTGAAGATGCTATATTTTTAGCAAGGCTTTGCAAAAAGGTATATGTCATCCATAGAAGGGATGAGTTCAGAGCTGCCAAGACTTATACGACAAAGCTTCTTTCCATGGAGAATGTGGAAGTCCTTTGGGATAGTGTGGTTGAAGAGATTCAAGGCAGTGAAGTAGTTGATAAGATAAAAGTAAAGAATATTAAAAAGGAAGAAGAAACAGAAATAGCAGTGGATGGTGTGTTTATTGCAGTTGGATACAACCCCAGTTCTGAAGTATATAAAGATGTCCTGGAGCTGGCTCCCGGCGGGTACATTAAGGCAGATGAATCCTGTCTGACTAATATTCCAGGAGTATTTGCAGCAGGAGATATCCGTACAAAGGAATTAAGGCAGATAATAACCGCCGCCTCAGATGGTGCCAATGCCATTACAGGTGTAGAAAAGTATCTTAATAGTTTATAA